From a single Mesorhizobium shangrilense genomic region:
- a CDS encoding ABC transporter permease, which produces MSAVPTTSPPQDDTRRRGPLAEVLFSLMRSGTFLVGFAIVLFWVVCALFGEHFAPYDPLADDIINALSPPSAEHWFGTDQIGRDVFSRVIVGSRDILTVAPLATLLATVAGTALGLLTGYFRGIVDDVVSRILEAFMAIPVVIVALLAIVALGTSKTTVIIVIGLSFAPIIARTVRSAVLAERELDYVAAAQLRHESAVHTMFVEILPNVIPPILVETTVRLGYAIFAVATLSFMGFGIQPPSPDWGLSISNNYGMIGGGFWWTVLFDALAIASLVIGVNLAADGVHGALND; this is translated from the coding sequence ATGAGCGCCGTCCCAACCACCTCTCCGCCACAAGACGACACGCGACGGCGCGGCCCGCTGGCTGAAGTGCTGTTTTCACTCATGCGCTCCGGCACCTTCCTTGTCGGTTTCGCCATCGTGCTGTTCTGGGTTGTCTGCGCGCTGTTTGGCGAACATTTTGCCCCCTACGATCCGCTCGCCGACGACATCATCAACGCGCTGTCACCGCCTTCTGCCGAACACTGGTTCGGCACCGACCAGATCGGCCGTGACGTCTTCTCGCGCGTCATTGTCGGCTCGCGCGATATCCTGACCGTTGCTCCTCTTGCGACCTTGCTGGCGACGGTCGCCGGCACGGCGCTCGGCCTGCTCACCGGCTATTTTCGCGGCATCGTCGACGATGTCGTCAGCCGCATCCTCGAAGCCTTCATGGCGATCCCGGTGGTCATCGTCGCACTGCTCGCCATCGTGGCGCTCGGCACCTCCAAGACGACGGTCATCATCGTCATTGGCCTGAGCTTCGCGCCGATCATCGCTCGTACCGTGCGCTCGGCGGTGCTGGCCGAACGCGAGCTCGACTATGTCGCGGCGGCACAGCTCCGGCACGAGAGTGCCGTGCATACGATGTTCGTCGAGATCCTGCCCAACGTCATTCCGCCGATCCTGGTCGAAACCACAGTGCGGCTCGGCTATGCCATCTTCGCCGTCGCCACGCTCTCCTTCATGGGTTTCGGCATCCAGCCACCCTCGCCTGACTGGGGGCTCTCGATCTCCAACAATTACGGCATGATCGGCGGCGGCTTCTGGTGGACGGTTCTGTTCGATGCGCTCGCCATCGCCTCGCTGGTAATCGGCGTCAATCTGGCTGCCGACGGCGTTCATGGAGCGCTCAATGACTAA
- a CDS encoding DUF427 domain-containing protein — protein MLDSITQYDFEPGYVAFTMPMRKRLRVQVGSMIVADTTKALVLYESDHLPVYYFPMSDVREEFLLPSRTTTESPFKGVATHYSLNTGITLVEDAVWRYLDPVKGCPPLSDYMSFYWPKMTHWYEEDEEIFVHARDPFRRVDCLPSSRRVQVILDGEQVADSRRGVFLFETGHPVRHYLPISDTRLDMFAPSRYISRCPYKGISNYYHVTTSAKRHENLVWYYPEPVHEAERIKGLVCFHHELVDKIIVDGVEIPKEATAASDGYF, from the coding sequence TTGCTCGACAGCATCACCCAATATGATTTCGAGCCAGGCTATGTCGCCTTCACCATGCCCATGCGGAAGCGGCTGCGCGTGCAGGTGGGATCGATGATCGTGGCCGACACGACCAAAGCGCTGGTGCTCTACGAATCCGATCATCTGCCGGTCTACTATTTCCCGATGAGCGACGTGCGCGAGGAGTTCCTGCTGCCGAGCAGGACGACGACCGAGAGCCCGTTCAAGGGCGTCGCCACGCACTATTCGCTGAACACCGGTATCACGCTGGTCGAGGACGCCGTGTGGCGTTACCTCGATCCGGTCAAGGGCTGCCCGCCACTATCGGACTACATGTCCTTCTATTGGCCCAAGATGACGCATTGGTACGAGGAGGACGAGGAGATTTTCGTCCATGCCCGCGATCCGTTCCGGCGCGTCGACTGCCTGCCGTCGTCGCGGCGGGTGCAGGTCATTCTCGACGGCGAGCAGGTGGCGGATTCACGCCGCGGCGTGTTCCTGTTCGAGACCGGCCATCCGGTGCGCCACTACCTGCCGATCTCCGATACACGGCTCGATATGTTTGCGCCCAGCCGCTACATCTCGCGCTGCCCCTACAAGGGCATCTCCAACTACTATCATGTGACGACGAGCGCCAAGCGCCATGAGAACCTCGTCTGGTATTATCCTGAGCCGGTTCATGAAGCAGAGCGCATCAAGGGGTTGGTGTGCTTCCATCACGAACTGGTCGACAAGATCATCGTCGACGGCGTCGAAATACCGAAGGAAGCCACGGCCGCGTCGGACGGCTATTTCTGA
- a CDS encoding ABC transporter substrate-binding protein yields the protein MPKHFRMIDAARRHLTAIENSAVDELLAGRIDRRDFLRHGSMLGLSLPFLGSFVAAAGLGTQQARAEGKPGGTVRAGVATPGGAIDPVTYYDSGSYQLVFQTAEFLCVTQPDLTLKPVLAESWSPNEDGSVWTFKLRKGVKFHNGEDFKADDVVTTFDRLADPNGASNALSVFKGLLSKGGTRKVDDHTVAFHLDAPNGNFPYSVSIDNYNAVILPASYKGDYEKTFEGTGPFRLETYTPKVGATFIRNPDYWGEKALPDRLEFKFYGDVQPRILALQAGEVDILDAIPLDVSQVVLNSPDITVLRVASTAHRQLHMRCDMAPFTDKRVRQALALCIERSKLVDGLCRGMAATGNDSPFAPAFPSTDKAVPQRVQDIAKAKRLMEAAGLADGFDITLTTLRYSDIPGYAQLFQNFAKQIGARISLNIEDQDKYYGKAVFGQSDWLDSPLGITDYAHRSVPNVFLKSPLVSDGPWNAAHFKSSAYDGMVTSYLKALDIGAQRTAASDIQKLLLDETPVIFSYFPDLLVPVRKNVSGLPPIAAGLLLDRVSIG from the coding sequence ATGCCAAAGCATTTCAGGATGATCGACGCCGCTCGCAGACATCTCACCGCAATCGAAAATTCCGCTGTCGACGAATTGCTGGCCGGCAGGATCGACCGGCGCGATTTCCTGCGCCACGGCAGCATGCTTGGCCTCTCGCTGCCCTTCCTGGGCAGCTTTGTCGCCGCCGCTGGCCTCGGCACACAGCAGGCTCGTGCCGAAGGCAAGCCGGGCGGTACCGTGCGCGCCGGCGTGGCCACACCCGGCGGCGCCATCGATCCCGTCACCTATTATGACAGCGGCAGCTACCAGCTGGTTTTCCAGACCGCCGAGTTTCTCTGCGTCACGCAGCCGGATCTCACCCTGAAGCCGGTGCTGGCGGAGAGCTGGTCGCCGAACGAGGACGGAAGTGTGTGGACCTTCAAGCTGCGCAAGGGCGTGAAGTTCCACAATGGCGAGGACTTCAAGGCCGACGATGTCGTCACTACCTTCGACCGGCTGGCCGATCCCAATGGCGCCTCGAACGCGCTTTCGGTGTTCAAGGGCCTGCTGTCGAAGGGCGGCACAAGGAAGGTCGACGACCACACCGTCGCTTTCCATCTCGATGCGCCGAACGGCAACTTTCCCTATTCGGTGTCGATCGACAACTACAACGCCGTGATCCTGCCGGCGAGCTACAAGGGCGACTACGAAAAGACCTTCGAGGGCACCGGGCCGTTCCGGCTGGAGACCTACACGCCGAAGGTCGGCGCGACCTTCATCCGCAACCCAGACTATTGGGGCGAGAAGGCGCTGCCCGACCGGCTCGAATTCAAGTTCTACGGCGACGTGCAGCCGCGAATCCTGGCGTTGCAGGCCGGCGAGGTCGACATTCTCGACGCCATTCCGCTCGATGTCAGCCAGGTCGTGCTCAACAGCCCCGACATCACCGTGCTGCGCGTCGCTTCGACCGCGCACCGGCAGTTGCACATGCGCTGCGATATGGCGCCGTTCACCGACAAGCGCGTGCGCCAGGCGCTGGCGCTATGCATCGAGCGCTCCAAGCTGGTCGATGGCCTGTGCCGCGGCATGGCCGCGACCGGCAATGACAGCCCGTTCGCGCCGGCCTTCCCGTCGACCGACAAGGCAGTGCCGCAACGCGTGCAGGACATAGCCAAGGCCAAGCGGCTCATGGAAGCAGCCGGCCTTGCGGATGGGTTCGACATCACCCTGACAACGCTGCGCTATTCGGACATTCCGGGCTACGCACAGCTGTTCCAGAACTTCGCCAAGCAGATCGGTGCACGCATTTCGCTCAACATCGAGGACCAGGACAAATATTACGGCAAGGCGGTCTTCGGCCAGTCGGATTGGCTGGACAGCCCGCTCGGCATCACCGACTACGCGCACCGCAGCGTGCCGAACGTGTTCCTGAAGAGCCCGCTGGTCAGCGACGGCCCCTGGAACGCGGCGCATTTCAAGAGTTCCGCCTATGACGGCATGGTCACAAGCTATCTGAAGGCGCTCGACATCGGCGCGCAGCGCACGGCAGCCTCCGACATCCAAAAACTGCTGCTCGACGAAACGCCTGTCATTTTCAGCTATTTCCCCGATCTGCTGGTGCCGGTGCGCAAGAATGTCAGCGGCTTGCCGCCGATTGCCGCGGGGCTGCTGCTCGATCGCGTATCCATAGGCTGA
- a CDS encoding LysR family transcriptional regulator, which yields MDTENLRSFLEVAEHGSFTVAASRLNLAQSTVSARIRGLEEQLGRRLFVRDRDGVTLTPAGRQFLPHASSITRTWEQSRQDIAVPDGYESLLRLTAPAYLWDRITSPWVEWMRARRPNVALRLEGSFPDLAIDHLAEGLLDICVLYLPRPHPGIVYETLAVDQVVLVQHAAQTRPWTENYILMDWGLEFRIEHDRAFAGMVKPAISAGLVFIGLQHVLSQQAAAYLPLSAVSGHIERGEMRRIEDAPVFQRPIYLAYPSNPVSSDVLDVALTGLRTLAGDWMEGEGFSEGDRSLRMAGQM from the coding sequence ATGGATACAGAGAATCTGCGCAGCTTTCTCGAAGTTGCCGAACATGGCAGCTTCACCGTTGCGGCCAGCCGGCTCAATCTCGCCCAGTCCACTGTCAGTGCCCGAATCCGTGGCCTGGAGGAGCAATTGGGGCGACGGCTTTTCGTGCGCGATCGCGATGGCGTGACGCTGACGCCAGCCGGCCGACAGTTCCTGCCGCACGCCTCTTCCATCACCCGCACATGGGAACAGTCCAGGCAGGACATCGCCGTTCCCGATGGCTATGAGAGCCTGCTGAGGCTGACCGCGCCCGCCTACCTATGGGACCGCATCACCTCCCCATGGGTCGAATGGATGCGCGCCAGGCGGCCGAACGTGGCGCTGCGGCTGGAAGGAAGTTTCCCCGACCTGGCCATCGACCACCTGGCCGAAGGCCTGCTCGATATCTGCGTCCTCTATCTGCCCAGGCCGCATCCCGGCATCGTCTACGAAACGTTGGCCGTCGACCAGGTCGTGCTTGTCCAGCATGCCGCGCAGACAAGGCCATGGACCGAAAACTACATCCTGATGGACTGGGGGTTGGAATTCCGCATCGAGCACGACCGCGCCTTTGCCGGCATGGTGAAGCCGGCGATATCGGCCGGGCTGGTCTTTATCGGCCTGCAGCATGTGCTGTCGCAGCAAGCGGCGGCCTATCTGCCGCTCAGCGCCGTCAGCGGTCATATCGAACGCGGTGAGATGCGACGCATCGAGGATGCGCCGGTGTTCCAGCGGCCGATCTACCTTGCCTATCCCAGCAACCCTGTCTCGTCGGACGTTCTGGATGTCGCGCTGACCGGACTGCGAACACTGGCCGGAGATTGGATGGAAGGTGAGGGCTTTTCGGAAGGCGACCGCTCCCTGCGCATGGCCGGCCAGATGTGA
- a CDS encoding ABC transporter substrate-binding protein encodes MSKDYRILDFIRRSRTPHENHLIDGLVDGRVSRRDFIRHGSLLGLSLPLLGGITTAAGFGGMPSLARAQGAPGATIRVASSVPAATIDPVTIADAGGLLVMQQVAEFLCVDGPDLVLQPALAESWKPNDNGTVWTFKLRKGVKFHSGGEMKAEDVVASIDRLADPANSSNALSVFTGILSKGASKKVDDYTVEFHLDAPNGNFPYMLSSDNYNAVIIPASYKGDYEKSFDGTGPFKIEKYTAKVGASFVRNEDYWGPKALPERTEFTFFADMQPQILALQGGQVDIINQMPVLAGVALLNDPNINIISLKSSAHQQLHLRCDDGPLKDPRVRRAIALSLDRDKLVAGLMKGRASAGNDSPFASVYPSTDASVPQRKRDIAQAKQLMEAAGAGKGFKMTLTTERYLEIPEYAQLIQNWVKEIGIELDLNILDQSAYYGDAVFGKSNWLDSVMGITDYGHRGVPNVYLAAPLKSEGTWNAAHFKNKDYDTLATSYIAALDLEAQKATAGKIQNLLLEETPVIFGYFYDYLTATAKGVAGVQPTAMSQLFLDKASKA; translated from the coding sequence ATGAGCAAAGACTACCGCATTCTCGACTTCATCCGGCGCAGCCGCACGCCGCACGAAAACCACCTGATCGACGGCCTTGTCGACGGTCGTGTCAGCCGCCGCGACTTCATCCGCCACGGCAGCCTGCTCGGCCTGTCACTGCCGCTTCTGGGCGGCATCACCACGGCCGCCGGCTTCGGTGGCATGCCGTCGCTTGCCCGCGCCCAGGGCGCGCCTGGCGCCACCATACGCGTTGCCAGCAGCGTGCCTGCCGCGACGATCGACCCTGTCACCATCGCCGATGCGGGTGGCCTGCTTGTCATGCAGCAGGTGGCCGAATTCCTTTGCGTCGACGGCCCCGATCTCGTGCTGCAGCCGGCACTGGCTGAAAGCTGGAAGCCAAACGACAACGGCACCGTGTGGACCTTCAAGCTGCGCAAGGGCGTCAAATTCCACAGCGGCGGCGAAATGAAGGCCGAGGACGTGGTGGCCAGCATCGATCGCCTTGCCGATCCGGCCAACTCATCCAACGCGCTGTCGGTGTTCACCGGCATCCTGTCGAAGGGCGCCAGCAAGAAGGTCGACGACTACACGGTGGAATTCCACCTCGACGCGCCGAACGGCAACTTCCCCTACATGCTGTCGTCCGACAACTACAACGCCGTCATCATCCCGGCGAGCTACAAGGGCGATTACGAGAAGAGCTTCGACGGCACCGGGCCGTTCAAGATCGAGAAATACACGGCAAAGGTCGGCGCCTCCTTCGTCCGCAACGAGGACTATTGGGGACCGAAGGCGCTGCCTGAGCGCACCGAATTCACCTTCTTCGCCGACATGCAGCCGCAGATCCTGGCGCTGCAGGGAGGACAGGTCGACATCATCAACCAGATGCCGGTTCTGGCCGGCGTGGCGCTGCTCAACGATCCGAACATCAACATCATCAGCCTGAAGTCTTCAGCGCACCAGCAACTGCATCTGCGCTGCGATGACGGCCCGTTGAAGGATCCACGCGTGCGCCGTGCCATCGCGCTCAGCCTCGACCGCGACAAGCTGGTTGCCGGTCTGATGAAAGGCCGCGCTTCGGCGGGCAACGACAGCCCGTTCGCATCGGTATATCCTTCGACCGATGCAAGCGTGCCGCAGCGCAAGCGTGATATCGCGCAGGCCAAGCAGCTCATGGAAGCCGCCGGCGCTGGCAAGGGCTTCAAGATGACGCTGACCACCGAGCGCTATCTGGAAATCCCCGAATATGCCCAGCTCATCCAGAACTGGGTCAAGGAGATCGGCATCGAGCTCGATCTCAACATCCTCGACCAGAGTGCCTATTACGGAGATGCCGTGTTCGGTAAATCGAACTGGCTGGATTCGGTGATGGGCATCACCGACTACGGTCACCGTGGCGTGCCGAATGTCTATCTGGCGGCACCGCTGAAGAGCGAAGGCACCTGGAACGCGGCGCACTTCAAGAACAAGGACTACGACACGCTGGCGACCAGCTACATCGCGGCACTCGACCTCGAGGCGCAGAAGGCGACGGCAGGCAAGATCCAGAACCTGCTGCTCGAGGAAACGCCGGTCATCTTCGGCTACTTCTACGACTACCTGACGGCGACGGCGAAGGGCGTGGCCGGCGTGCAGCCGACCGCGATGTCGCAGCTGTTCCTCGACAAGGCATCGAAGGCCTAA
- a CDS encoding ABC transporter ATP-binding protein, with the protein MTKPAKAQNALELHDLSVAYRVAGRNRAVLRNLSLNIGQGEAYGLVGESGCGKSTVALTVVRYLPRNGSITGGAISLDGKDVMKLDGEALRRARAESVSMVYQDPGKALNPSIRIGRQLTEIFELGGITGQAAEARAIAMLNRVRISDPPSVMQRYPHQLSGGMQQRVAIAMALANDPSMLILDEPTTGLDATVEAEVLDLIAQLRQELSASILFISHNLAVVSNMCDRVGVLYAGMLVEEGPTDVVFNDPRHPYTVALLRCLPRGGQRKDQGRLDTIPGFLPGIGVAIKGCAFADRCALADDRCRTELPPLYDLSDERGKRLSRCHYHDKAQALPRATPSDVAVAPRPTTAPVLRVAGLNKTYASHGHPLRAVKDVSLDLRPGETLGLVGESGSGKTTFARLLLGLVPPDVGGTIELEGKALAPKLENRGDDQVKAMQIVFQNPDSALNRSHSIRHILGRALRRLAGLSGKAQEARLDDLVRSVRLTERHLAVKPRQLSGGLKQRVAIARAFAGDPRIVVCDEPTSALDVSVQAAILNLLADLQRKEDVSYIFISHDLGVVRYLSDKIAVLYLGRIMEIGPSEDVFSGPHHPYTEALLSAVPKLDQTETARIRLDGEIPSATNPPSGCVFHTRCPRKIGPICEQQEPPLAEAQPGHSIRCHIPYAELARLQKGLAIEAA; encoded by the coding sequence ATGACTAAGCCCGCCAAGGCGCAAAACGCGCTCGAACTGCACGACCTGTCGGTCGCCTACCGTGTCGCCGGCCGCAACCGGGCGGTGCTGCGCAACCTCAGCCTCAACATCGGCCAGGGCGAGGCCTATGGGCTGGTCGGCGAATCCGGCTGTGGCAAATCCACGGTGGCGCTGACCGTCGTGCGCTACTTGCCCAGAAACGGCTCGATCACCGGCGGCGCGATCTCGCTCGACGGCAAGGACGTGATGAAACTGGACGGCGAGGCGCTGCGGCGTGCCCGCGCCGAAAGCGTCTCGATGGTCTACCAGGATCCCGGCAAGGCGCTGAACCCGTCAATCCGCATCGGCCGCCAGCTCACCGAAATCTTCGAGCTTGGCGGCATAACCGGACAGGCGGCAGAGGCGCGGGCGATCGCCATGCTCAACCGCGTGCGCATCTCCGATCCGCCAAGCGTCATGCAGCGCTATCCGCACCAGCTGTCCGGCGGCATGCAACAGCGCGTGGCGATTGCCATGGCGTTGGCCAACGACCCCTCGATGCTGATCCTCGACGAGCCGACCACCGGCCTCGATGCGACGGTGGAGGCCGAGGTTCTCGACCTCATCGCCCAGCTCAGGCAGGAACTGTCGGCGTCGATCCTGTTCATCAGCCACAATCTCGCCGTCGTCTCCAACATGTGCGACCGGGTCGGCGTGCTCTATGCCGGCATGCTGGTGGAGGAAGGGCCGACGGATGTCGTGTTCAACGACCCCCGTCATCCCTATACGGTGGCACTGCTGCGCTGCCTGCCACGCGGCGGTCAGCGCAAGGACCAGGGCCGCCTCGACACCATTCCGGGGTTTTTGCCGGGTATTGGTGTGGCCATCAAGGGCTGCGCCTTCGCCGACCGCTGTGCGCTCGCCGATGACCGATGCCGCACCGAATTGCCGCCGCTCTATGATCTGAGTGACGAGCGCGGGAAGCGCTTGTCGCGCTGCCACTATCACGACAAGGCGCAGGCCCTTCCGCGCGCCACGCCCAGTGACGTGGCGGTCGCACCCAGGCCGACAACCGCACCGGTGCTGCGTGTCGCCGGGCTGAACAAGACCTATGCCAGCCATGGCCATCCCTTGCGCGCGGTCAAGGATGTCTCGCTTGATCTGCGGCCCGGCGAGACGCTGGGGCTGGTCGGTGAATCCGGCAGCGGCAAGACAACCTTCGCCAGGCTGCTGCTTGGCCTTGTGCCGCCCGATGTCGGCGGCACCATCGAGCTCGAGGGCAAGGCGCTGGCGCCGAAGCTGGAGAACCGTGGCGACGACCAGGTCAAGGCGATGCAGATCGTCTTCCAGAACCCGGATTCGGCACTCAACCGCTCGCATTCGATCCGCCACATCCTCGGTCGCGCGTTGAGGCGGCTGGCCGGTCTCTCCGGCAAGGCGCAGGAGGCGCGCCTCGACGACCTCGTCCGCTCGGTGCGCCTCACCGAACGGCATCTCGCCGTCAAGCCGCGCCAGCTCTCAGGCGGGCTGAAGCAGCGCGTCGCCATTGCCCGTGCCTTCGCCGGTGATCCCCGCATTGTCGTCTGCGACGAGCCGACCTCGGCGCTTGACGTCTCCGTGCAGGCGGCGATCCTCAACCTGCTTGCCGACCTGCAGCGGAAGGAAGACGTCAGCTACATCTTCATCTCGCACGATCTTGGCGTGGTGCGTTACCTCTCCGACAAGATCGCCGTGCTCTATCTCGGACGCATCATGGAGATCGGACCATCGGAAGACGTCTTCTCCGGACCGCATCATCCCTATACCGAAGCGTTGCTGTCGGCCGTGCCAAAACTCGACCAGACCGAGACCGCGCGTATTCGTCTTGACGGCGAAATCCCCAGCGCCACCAACCCGCCATCGGGCTGCGTCTTCCACACACGCTGCCCGCGCAAGATCGGCCCGATCTGCGAGCAGCAGGAGCCGCCACTGGCCGAGGCACAGCCCGGCCATTCCATCCGCTGCCACATCCCATATGCGGAGCTTGCGAGATTGCAGAAGGGGCTCGCGATCGAGGCGGCATAA
- a CDS encoding ABC transporter permease, which yields MLSFFARRVSLSLVTLFLLSIMVFLGGQVLPGNVGRAILGPFADQRAVDALNHTLGVDRPLLAQYWSWISNFVQGDMGTSYIFRSPVAPFVLDALGNSMKLAAVAFVLVVPIGILGGVIAALNLNRPLDRIISLGGLSVTVLPEFVTGIILILIFGVWLRWLPISAAWPKDAGFFTQLYYLILPALPLFLVLFGYIARMARSGMIEALDSDYTRTAVLKGLPWRTVIWRHVLRNALLPTITVIATQTGYLIGGLVVIETLFRYQGIGSLIFTAARGKDFPMLESGILTIGIVYAVATLIADFLYSVLNPRIRLGSEQ from the coding sequence ATTCTTTCCTTCTTTGCACGGCGTGTCTCGCTGTCACTGGTTACGTTGTTCCTGCTGAGCATCATGGTGTTCCTGGGCGGCCAGGTGCTACCCGGCAATGTCGGGCGCGCGATCCTTGGACCGTTTGCCGACCAACGCGCGGTTGACGCACTCAATCACACGCTGGGCGTCGATCGCCCGCTGCTTGCCCAGTACTGGAGCTGGATCTCCAACTTCGTGCAGGGCGACATGGGCACGTCCTACATCTTCCGCTCTCCGGTCGCCCCCTTCGTCCTCGATGCGCTCGGCAATTCGATGAAGCTGGCGGCGGTCGCCTTCGTGCTGGTGGTGCCGATCGGCATTTTGGGAGGCGTCATTGCCGCCCTCAACCTCAACCGGCCGCTCGACCGCATCATCAGCCTTGGCGGCCTGTCAGTGACGGTGCTGCCGGAGTTCGTCACCGGCATCATCCTGATCCTGATTTTTGGCGTCTGGCTGCGCTGGCTGCCGATATCCGCCGCATGGCCCAAGGATGCCGGCTTCTTCACCCAGCTCTATTACCTCATCCTGCCCGCGCTGCCGCTGTTCCTGGTGCTGTTCGGCTACATCGCGCGGATGGCACGCTCCGGGATGATCGAGGCGCTCGATTCCGACTACACGCGAACAGCCGTGCTCAAGGGCCTGCCGTGGCGCACGGTGATCTGGCGCCACGTGCTGCGCAATGCGCTTTTGCCGACCATCACCGTCATCGCCACCCAGACCGGCTATCTCATCGGCGGCCTCGTCGTCATCGAGACGCTGTTCCGCTACCAGGGCATCGGCTCGCTGATCTTCACCGCCGCGCGCGGCAAGGATTTTCCAATGCTGGAATCGGGCATCCTCACCATCGGCATCGTCTATGCCGTGGCGACATTGATCGCCGACTTCCTCTATTCCGTGCTCAATCCGCGTATCCGGCTGGGGTCAGAACAATGA
- a CDS encoding ABC transporter substrate-binding protein, whose protein sequence is MSIRSHLSTLSIGAFALAAASLSMSAAHAAAPESNDPIKIALFDWTSVNLNARILGGILEKLGYAVEYPTADYLSSLTTGLTNGDLDVGMEFWDTTAGEAMKASDATGQTERLGKLGPKAKEEWWFPEYMKEKCPGLPNWEALKDPKCAEAFSTAETAPKGRYLGGPVTWEGFDDERVEALKLPFTVIHAGTDAAMFAELDSAYQRKAPIMLWIYSPHWAPAKYKGEWVEFPEYTPECYNDPKWGVNPDAKYDCGKPHGEIWKYSWSGMKDKWPVAYKVAKNYTIDTDELNKMSGEVDLDGKKPEEVAAAWIAAHEADWKAWAQ, encoded by the coding sequence ATGTCAATTCGGAGCCATCTATCGACATTATCGATCGGCGCTTTCGCGCTCGCCGCCGCCAGCCTGTCAATGTCAGCCGCTCATGCCGCGGCACCCGAATCCAACGACCCCATCAAGATCGCGCTGTTCGACTGGACCAGCGTCAATCTCAACGCCAGGATCCTTGGCGGCATCCTGGAAAAGCTCGGCTACGCGGTTGAATATCCGACCGCGGACTATCTCTCCAGCCTGACCACCGGCCTCACCAATGGTGACCTCGATGTCGGCATGGAATTCTGGGATACGACCGCCGGCGAGGCCATGAAGGCGTCCGATGCGACCGGGCAGACCGAACGCCTTGGCAAGCTCGGCCCCAAGGCCAAGGAGGAGTGGTGGTTTCCCGAGTACATGAAGGAGAAGTGCCCGGGCTTGCCCAATTGGGAAGCGCTGAAGGACCCGAAATGCGCCGAGGCCTTCTCGACCGCGGAGACGGCGCCGAAGGGCCGCTATCTCGGTGGTCCGGTGACCTGGGAAGGCTTTGACGACGAGCGTGTCGAAGCGCTGAAATTGCCCTTCACCGTCATTCATGCCGGCACCGACGCGGCGATGTTCGCGGAACTCGATTCAGCCTATCAACGCAAGGCGCCGATCATGCTGTGGATCTATTCGCCGCACTGGGCGCCGGCCAAGTACAAGGGCGAATGGGTTGAATTCCCCGAATACACGCCCGAGTGCTACAACGACCCGAAATGGGGCGTGAACCCCGACGCCAAATATGACTGCGGCAAGCCGCATGGCGAGATCTGGAAATACTCCTGGTCCGGCATGAAGGACAAATGGCCGGTCGCCTACAAGGTGGCGAAGAACTACACGATCGACACCGACGAACTCAACAAGATGAGCGGCGAGGTCGATCTCGACGGCAAGAAGCCGGAAGAAGTCGCCGCCGCCTGGATCGCCGCCCACGAGGCCGACTGGAAAGCCTGGGCGCAGTAG